GGGGTCCATGGTTGGGGGGGATTAGGGGTGAGGGGGGGGCCCAATGAGAAGGGGGTAGGGGTTGATGTGGAGGGTCCATGGGGGGGGAGGGCGTGAGGATGGGGTGCCTGTTCCATATTGGGGGGGAttggggtgaggatgggggggTTCCATGGGAAGGGGTTAGGGTGAGATGGGTGGGGGNNNNNNNNNNNNNNNNNNNNNNNNNNNNNNNNNNNNNNNNNNNNNNNNNNNNNNNNNNNNNNNNNNNNNNNNNNNNNNNNNNNNNNNNNNNNNNNNNNNNNNNNNNNNNNNNNNNNNNNNNNNNNNNNNNNNNNNNNNNNNNNNNNNNNNNNNNNNNNNNNNNNNNNNNNNNNNNNNNNNNNNNNNNNNNNNNNNNNNNNNNNNNNNNNNNNNNNNNNNNNNNNNNNNNNNNNNNNNNNNNNNNNNNNNNNNNNNNNNggatgggggggtcccatgggaGGGGGTaggggtgaggatgggggggTCTGCACCCCActgatcccccccccccatttgtGCCCCCCCAGGCTCCGAGCAGCACATGAGCCCATGGCCAACGAGACCGGCATGGAGCAAACCCTGCCCCACTGGAGGCGAGCGGCCCATGGGGCGatgggcagcaatggggtcCCGGCGCCGCCCCCGCCCCACAGCCCGCCCCATAGCGAGCCCCCCCTCGTCCATTACAACGAGCTGAGCCATAAGAGCTGCCCATGGAGCCGCTGCTCGGCTCCGGGCTGCCCCTTCCTACCGGCCCcattgtgccccccccccaaagccccccgTCTGCTGCCGCCCCCCCCCAAAAACGGGCAGCCCAAAGGTTGGGCCGAGCCCCCCGAGGGTCGCCCTCATTGGGCGGACGCCGTTCTGGCCCCATTGACCCTTTATGGCCGCTCGTaccccccgcccctccccctGGAGAGCGATGGAGACCCCAGACCCCTCCGCCATTGCCCCCTCCTCGTGTCCTCGATGCTGCCCCGTTATGGGGCCGCGGAGGGAGCGACCGGGACCGAGTGGCAGCTGGGATCCTATATGGCAACGTGGGGGCAGCCCCTTTACTTGGGGGTCCCACCGACGGGAAAGGAGACCCCCAACCCGTACAGTGACGGCTCCGGAACGGGGAATAGGGTAAGGGGGTCGTATGGGGAACACggtgtgtggggatgggggggtccgGGGGTTGGGATccatggggatatgggggtcagtggggatttggggtcagtagggatgggggtcagtggggatatggggtctggggggatgggggtccATGAGACTTCGGGGTCCATAGGGATGGAGgtctgtggggatgggggtccgTGGGGATTTGGGTTagtggggatttggggtcagtggggatggaggtctgtggggatatggggtcagtggggatatggggtcagtggggataTNGGGTCtgtggggatttggggtcagtggggatggGGTCCATGAGACTTTGGGGTCCATAGGGATGGGGGTCCGTGGGaatatggggtcagtggggatatggggtcaacAAATGGGGTCAATAAGGATGTAGGTCCATGGGGACAGGGTCTGTGGGGATTTGGGttccggggggggggggggtcattcagccccatagaacccagcACCCCCCCATTCAATATGGTGACGGCCCAGAGGTGCAGCCCCCCCAGCAATGGGGTGAcgctccccagccccacagggtGCTCCCATTGCCGGGGGGGGCTGAGTCatggaggcagagctgtgggtgcgCCCCATTCCTTTCCCATGCCgctatggggcggggggagcgcgGGCGACCCACAGATATGGGGCACCGGGGGTGCACAGAGGGGCAGAGATGTGGGACGGCCCTAAAGGGATCCCCCACATTCCtccatgggatgggatggggacccccAAGAGGGGCTGCCATGGGTTACCCCCATTATATGGGACCCCCAAGAGGGGATGAGTTACCCCCCATTATATGGGACCCCCAGGAGGGGCTGCCATGGGTTAGCCCCCATTGTATGGGACCCCCAAGAGGGGCTGCTATAGGTTACCCCCCATTATAAGGGATTGAGACCCCCAAAAGGGGCTGCCATGGGTTAGCTCCCATTATATGGGACAGGGACCCCCAAGAGGGGATGGGTTACCCCCATTATATGGGATGGAGACCCCCAAGAGGGGATGCTATGGGTTACCCCCATTATATGGGACCCCCAAGAGGGAATGCTATGGGTTACCCCCCATGATATGGGACGGGGACCCCCAAGAGGGGATGGGTTACCCTACATGATATAGGATGGAGACCCCCAAGAGGAGATTCTATGGGTTATCCCCAATATATGGGATGGGGACCCCTAGGAGGGGCTGCCATGGGTTACCCCCATTATATGGGACCCCCAAGTGGGGCTGCCATGGGTTACCCCCATTATAATGGGACAGAGACCCCCAAGAGGGGCTGCCATGGGATACCCCCATTATATGGGATGGAGACCCCCCAAGAGGGGATGCTATGGGTTAACCCCCATTATAAGGGCCGGGGACCCCTATTTGGGGTCGATGCCATGGGTTACCCCCATTATAAGGGATGGGGACCCCTATTTGGGGTCGCTGCCATGGGTTACCCCCATTATAAGGGCTGGGGACCCCTATTTGGGGTCGACGCCATGGGTTNNNNNNNNNNNNNNNNNNNNNNNNNNNNNNNNNNNNNNNNNNNNNNNNNNNNNNNNNNNNNNNNNNNNNNNNNNNNNNNNNNNNNNNNNNNNNNNNNNNNNNNNNNNNNNNNNNNNNNNNNNNNNNNNNNNNNNNNNNNNNNNNNNNNNNNNNNNNNNNNNNNNNNNNNNNNNNNNNNNNNNNNNNNNNNNNNNNNNNNNNNNNNNNNNNNNNNNNNNNNNNNNNNNNGCCATGGGTTACCCCCATTATAAGGGCTGGGGACCCCTATTTGGGGTCGACGCCATGGGTTCCCCCCATTATAAGGGCCGGGGACCCCTATTTGGGGTTGATTCCATGGGTTACCCCCATTATAAGGGATGGGGACCCCTATTTGGGGTCGATGCCATGGGTTACCCCCATTATAAGGGATGGGGATCCCTATTTGGGGTCGCTGCCGCACTGACAGCCCCCTCTGTCCCctctgtccccccccccaggacTTTTACCCCCTGCAGGagcccccccctcacccccaggACGGGGAAGGACCCCCATGGAGGGACAGCAGAGCGCCGCCCCCCAGCGCCCCCCAACGCCCCCCAACGCCGCCCCCCACCCCGGCACAGCGCGGACCTGTGGGGGTCCCTGGGGGATTTGGAGCGGGGGGTCCCACGGACACGGCGGGGTCGGAcggtgagaccccccccccgGGGGGCACGGGGGGGtccagaagctgaagaagaCGTGGCTGACCCGGCTGTGGGAGGGGTCGGTGCGAACGGACGGGACCGAGGAGGGACCGAAACGTGGAACCAAACGGAACCGGGACGGAACCGGGACCGGCACCAACAAACGGGGACACAACGGAACCGGCACCGGCACCGAGCGGGGACCGGGAGGTAGAAACTGGGGTGGGGAACGGACGAACCCCGACACGAGGGACCCTCCTGGGTCCCCATCAAAgcaccgccccccccccaaaaggtgccgccccccccccaaaaggTGCCGCCCCCCCCCAAAGGtgccgcccccagccccactttCTGACCCACATTCACTCTGCGATGCTCCTGGCTGCACTCAcggccccaaatccccccctgtgccccccagcaccccatagcaGGGCTCTATGGCTTCACACCCCCCCACTACTCCCATAGCAGGGCTCTATGGCCCCAAATCCCCTCCTGTGCCCTCCAACTCCCCCATAACCATGATACAGGACCCCGACCCCCTTCCCGATCCCCCCCAGTACCCCCATAACAGGGGTCTATGGCCCCAAACTCACTCCTTTCCCCCCTATAGCCATGATGCAGGACCCCAAgccccttcccatcccctccAACACCCCCATAGCAGGGCTCTGT
This region of Coturnix japonica isolate 7356 unplaced genomic scaffold, Coturnix japonica 2.1 chrUnrandom681, whole genome shotgun sequence genomic DNA includes:
- the LOC107307577 gene encoding extensin-like isoform X2 — encoded protein: MGNQPHRRPRLRAAHEPMANETGMEQTLPHWRRAAHGAMGSNGVPAPPPPHSPPHSEPPLVHYNELSHKSCPWSRCSAPGCPFLPAPLCPPPKAPRLLPPPPKNGQPKGWAEPPEGRPHWADAVLAPLTLYGRSYPPPLPLESDGDPRPLRHCPLLVSSMLPRYGAAEGATGTEWQLGSYMATWGQPLYLGVPPTGKETPNPYSDGSGTGNRDFYPLQEPPPHPQDGEGPPWRDSRAPPPSAPQRPPTPPPTPAQRGPVGVPGGFGAGGPTDTAGSDGETPPPGGTGGSRS
- the LOC107307577 gene encoding formin-like protein 20 isoform X1 — translated: MVLLIGRMGTQPHRRPRLRAAHEPMANETGMEQTLPHWRRAAHGAMGSNGVPAPPPPHSPPHSEPPLVHYNELSHKSCPWSRCSAPGCPFLPAPLCPPPKAPRLLPPPPKNGQPKGWAEPPEGRPHWADAVLAPLTLYGRSYPPPLPLESDGDPRPLRHCPLLVSSMLPRYGAAEGATGTEWQLGSYMATWGQPLYLGVPPTGKETPNPYSDGSGTGNRDFYPLQEPPPHPQDGEGPPWRDSRAPPPSAPQRPPTPPPTPAQRGPVGVPGGFGAGGPTDTAGSDGETPPPGGTGGSRS